One stretch of Vespula vulgaris chromosome 20, iyVesVulg1.1, whole genome shotgun sequence DNA includes these proteins:
- the LOC127071031 gene encoding DNA polymerase delta catalytic subunit isoform X1: MIRRQYSGPGATKKAKFSQNDDEDDYPGSFEAELATMDDMDDQFDLTQIIGEPIDNCEMTNEKPKAGPEQENISVKWNRPLPPDLNPQIDTLTFQQIDIDHYIGQPLPGMPGSKFGPVPIMRMFGVTEQGNSICCHVHGFCPYLFVTAPQNFTNAHCKPFKDALDQAVKKDMKSNQNNIQEAILAVEIVYKQTVYTYTGNDKNAFLKITVALPKLIAPCKRLLEKEIVYNEFNHTYTPFETNIDFDIRFMVDTSVVGCCWIELLPNTWKLRGQYGHTLPVISRCQLEVDVAWDTFIAHAAEGEWSKVAPFRILSFDIECAGRKGIFPEPNHDPVIQIANMVIRQGETEPFLRNIFTLNTCAPIVGCQVLSFNKEEELLQKWAEFVRQLDPDIFTGYNINNFDFPYLLNRAKYLNVKDFEYLGRIKNIKSIIKDQILQSKQMGRREYKVINFEGRVPFDLLLVLVRDYKLRSYSLNAVSYHFLQEQKEDVHHSIITDLQNGNAQTRRRLAVYCLKDAYLPLRLLDKLMCIIIYMEMARVTGVSLMSLLTRGQQIKVVSQLLRKMREKDYLMPVHTGRGSDEQFEGATVIEPKRGYYSDPIATLDFSSLYPSIIMAHNLCYTTLLTPDKQNKYDLKTDEVTRTPSKSLFVKSTVRKGLLPEILENLLTARKVAKAELKKETDPLKQKVLDGRQYALKVSANSVYGFTGAQMGKLPCLEISASVTAYGRTMIEKTKHEVEQHYCINNGYKNDAVVIYGDTDSVMVKFGVKKIEEAMELGKEAAEYVTSKFIKPIKLEFEKVYFPYLLINKKRYAGLYFTKPDKYDKMDCKGLETVRRDNCPLVANMMNTCLQKLLIDRNPDDAIDYAKQIISDLLCNRIDISQLVITKELTKTDYAAKQAHVELAAKMKKRDAGTAPKLGDRVPYVFISASKGTPAYQKAEDPIFVLENSIPIDTTYYLENQLSKPLVRIFEPILGEKAQSLLLKGDHTRTKIVATSKVGALAAFTRKKETCIGCKAVLPSKREKMAVCEYCETREAEIYQAEILVERKLEEKFCRLWTECQRCQGSLHQEVLCTSRDCPIFYMRKKIQLELDTQIKRIERFGIPEW, encoded by the exons atgattAGAAGACAGTATTCGGGGCCTGGAGCTACGAAAAAAGCCAAATTTAG TCAAAATGACGATGAAGATGATTACCCTGGTTCATTTGAAGCCGAATTGGCTACTATGGATGATATGGATGATCAATTTGATTTAACACAAATCATTGGTGAA cCTATTGACAACTGCGAAATGACAAATGAAAAGCCAAAAGCA GGTCCagaacaagaaaatatatctgtaAAATGGAATAGACCGCTTCCACCAGATTTAAATCCACAAATTGATACATTAACATTTCAACAGATAGATATTGATCATTATATAG gtCAGCCATTACCAGGAATGCCAGGTAGTAAATTTGGTCCTGTTCCAATTATGAGAATGTTTGGTGTTACTGAACAAGGAAATTCTATTTGTTGTCATGTTCATGGATTTTGCCCATACCTATTTGTAACAGCACCACAGAACTTTACAAATGCTCATTGCAAACCTTTTAAG GATGCACTTGATCAAGCtgttaaaaaagatatgaaatcAAATCAAAATAACATTCAAGAAGCTATTTTAGCTgttgaaattgtatataaacaaacagtatatacatatacaggaaatgacaaaaatgcatttttgaaaattactGTTGCACTTCCAAAATTAATAGCACCCTGTAAGAGATtgcttgaaaaagaaattgtttataacgaATTTAATCATACTTATACACCCTTTGAAACAAATATTGATTTTGATATcag ATTTATGGTAGATACGTCAGTTGTAGGCTGTTGTTGGATTGAACTACTACCAAATACATGGAAATTACGAGGTCAATATGGACATACATTGCCAGTAATATCTAGATGCCAGTTGGAAGTAGATGTTGCATGGGATACTTTTATAGCTCATGCAGCAGAAGGTGAATGGTCTAAAGTTGCACCATTTAGAATACTTAGTTTTGATATTGAATGTGCAGGAAGaaaag GTATATTTCCTGAACCTAATCATGATCCTGTTATACAAATTGCGAATATGGTAATCAGACAGGGAGAAACAGAACCATTTCTACGAAACATATTTACTCTTAATACATGTGCACCTATTGTCGGTTGTCAAGTACTTAGTTTTAACAAAGAAGAGGAACTTTTACAG AAATGGGCTGAATTTGTACGACAGTTAGATCCTGATATTTTTACaggatataatattaataattttgattttccaTATTTACTTAATCGCGCGAAATATCTTAATGTGAAGGACTTTGAATATCTTGgtagaatcaaaaatataaagtctATAATCAAAGATCAGATATTGCAGAGTAAACAAATGGGACGACGTGAATACAAAGTTATAAACTTTGAAGGCAGAGTACCATTTGACTTACTCTTG gTATTAGTAAGAGATTATAAATTGAGGTCCTATTCTTTGAACGCtgtttcttatcattttttacaaGAGCAAAAAGAAGATGTGCATCATAGTATTATCACTGATCTGCAAAATGGTAATGCACAGACTCGAAGGCGTCTTGCTGTGTATTGTTTAAAAGATGCATATTTACCATTAAGATTATTAGACAAATTAatgtgtataattatttatatggaAATGGCGAGAGTTACTGGTGTTTCTTTGATGAGTTTATTAACTCGAGGGCAACAAATTAAAGTTGTTTCTCAACTTTTGAGAAAG ATgcgagaaaaagattatttaatgCCAGTACACACGGGACGTGGCTCGGATGAACAGTTTGAAGGAGCTACTGTTATAGAGCCAAAACGTGGTTATTATAGTGATCCTATAGCTACATTGGATTTCAGTTCCCTGTATCCTAGTATTATTATGGCTCATAATCTATGCTACACAACTTTATTAACGCCtgacaaacaaaataaatatgatttaaaaactGACGAAGTTACGCGTACTCCAAGCAAATCATTGTTTGTAAAATCTACTGTTAGAAAAGGGTTGCTTCctgaaattttagaaaatcttTTAACAGCCAGAAAAGTTGCTAAAGCTGAATTAAAGAAGGAAACTGATCCGCTTAAACAAAAAGTCTTGGATGGCAGACAATATGCTTTGAAAGTATCGGCAAATTCTGTCTATGGATTTACAGGTGCACAGATGGGAAAGTTACCGTGTTTGGAAATTTCTGCT AGCGTTACTGCTTACGGACGCActatgatagaaaaaacgaaacacgAAGTTGAACAACATTACTGTATTAACAATGGTTACAAAAACGATGCTGTTGTTATTTATGGCGATACAGATTCTGTCATGGTTAAATTTGGcgtgaaaaagatagaagaagctATGGAACTAGGTAAAGAAGCTGCAGAGTATGTTAcgtcaaaatttattaaaccCATCAAATTGGAATTTGAAAAAGTCTATTTTCCCtatcttttaataaacaagaaaagataCGCGGGTCTTTACTTTACAAAGCCcgataaatatgataaaatggATTGTAAAGGTTTAGAAACAGTGAGAAGAGACAATTGTCCTTTAGTGGCAAACATGATGAACACCTGTTTGCAAAAATTACTTATTGATAG GAATCCCGATGATGCTATTGATTATGCCAAACAAATAATAAGCGATCTTTTGTGTAATCGTATCGACATTTCGCAGTTGGTTATCACAAAAGAGTTAACAAAGACTGACTATGCGGCGAAACAAGCACACGTTGAATTAGCAGCCAAGATGAAGAAGCGCGATGCAGGAACTGCACCAAAACTTGGTGATCGTGTtccatatgtatttataagtGCCTCTAAGGGTACTCCAGCTTATCAGAAAGCTGAGGATCCTATATTTGTATTAGAAAATAGTATTCCCATTGATACAacatattatttagaaaatcaaTTATCGAAACCATTAGTACGTATTTTTGAACCAATTCTTGGTGAAAAAGCGCAATCGTTACTTTTAAAAGGGGATCATACTCGTACGAAAATTGTTGCTACTTCTAAAGTAGGTGCATTGGCAGCGTTCACacgtaagaaagaaacgtgTATTGGTTGTAAAGCTGTTTTGccatcgaaaagagaaaaaatggctGTGTGCGAGTATTGTGAAACGCGCGAAGCAGAAATTTATCAAGCTGAAATATTagtggaaagaaaattagagGAAAAGTTTTGTAGACTATGGACAGAGTGTCAAAGATGTCAAGGAAGCTTACATCAAGAAGTTTTGTGTACTAg TCGTGACTGTCCTATATTCTACATGCGGAAAAAGATTCAGTTAGAGTTAGATACTCAAATAAAACGGATCGAAAGATTTGGAATTCCAGAGTGGTAA
- the LOC127071031 gene encoding DNA polymerase delta catalytic subunit isoform X2 — protein sequence MIRRQYSGPGATKKAKFSQNDDEDDYPGSFEAELATMDDMDDQFDLTQIIGEGPEQENISVKWNRPLPPDLNPQIDTLTFQQIDIDHYIGQPLPGMPGSKFGPVPIMRMFGVTEQGNSICCHVHGFCPYLFVTAPQNFTNAHCKPFKDALDQAVKKDMKSNQNNIQEAILAVEIVYKQTVYTYTGNDKNAFLKITVALPKLIAPCKRLLEKEIVYNEFNHTYTPFETNIDFDIRFMVDTSVVGCCWIELLPNTWKLRGQYGHTLPVISRCQLEVDVAWDTFIAHAAEGEWSKVAPFRILSFDIECAGRKGIFPEPNHDPVIQIANMVIRQGETEPFLRNIFTLNTCAPIVGCQVLSFNKEEELLQKWAEFVRQLDPDIFTGYNINNFDFPYLLNRAKYLNVKDFEYLGRIKNIKSIIKDQILQSKQMGRREYKVINFEGRVPFDLLLVLVRDYKLRSYSLNAVSYHFLQEQKEDVHHSIITDLQNGNAQTRRRLAVYCLKDAYLPLRLLDKLMCIIIYMEMARVTGVSLMSLLTRGQQIKVVSQLLRKMREKDYLMPVHTGRGSDEQFEGATVIEPKRGYYSDPIATLDFSSLYPSIIMAHNLCYTTLLTPDKQNKYDLKTDEVTRTPSKSLFVKSTVRKGLLPEILENLLTARKVAKAELKKETDPLKQKVLDGRQYALKVSANSVYGFTGAQMGKLPCLEISASVTAYGRTMIEKTKHEVEQHYCINNGYKNDAVVIYGDTDSVMVKFGVKKIEEAMELGKEAAEYVTSKFIKPIKLEFEKVYFPYLLINKKRYAGLYFTKPDKYDKMDCKGLETVRRDNCPLVANMMNTCLQKLLIDRNPDDAIDYAKQIISDLLCNRIDISQLVITKELTKTDYAAKQAHVELAAKMKKRDAGTAPKLGDRVPYVFISASKGTPAYQKAEDPIFVLENSIPIDTTYYLENQLSKPLVRIFEPILGEKAQSLLLKGDHTRTKIVATSKVGALAAFTRKKETCIGCKAVLPSKREKMAVCEYCETREAEIYQAEILVERKLEEKFCRLWTECQRCQGSLHQEVLCTSRDCPIFYMRKKIQLELDTQIKRIERFGIPEW from the exons atgattAGAAGACAGTATTCGGGGCCTGGAGCTACGAAAAAAGCCAAATTTAG TCAAAATGACGATGAAGATGATTACCCTGGTTCATTTGAAGCCGAATTGGCTACTATGGATGATATGGATGATCAATTTGATTTAACACAAATCATTGGTGAA GGTCCagaacaagaaaatatatctgtaAAATGGAATAGACCGCTTCCACCAGATTTAAATCCACAAATTGATACATTAACATTTCAACAGATAGATATTGATCATTATATAG gtCAGCCATTACCAGGAATGCCAGGTAGTAAATTTGGTCCTGTTCCAATTATGAGAATGTTTGGTGTTACTGAACAAGGAAATTCTATTTGTTGTCATGTTCATGGATTTTGCCCATACCTATTTGTAACAGCACCACAGAACTTTACAAATGCTCATTGCAAACCTTTTAAG GATGCACTTGATCAAGCtgttaaaaaagatatgaaatcAAATCAAAATAACATTCAAGAAGCTATTTTAGCTgttgaaattgtatataaacaaacagtatatacatatacaggaaatgacaaaaatgcatttttgaaaattactGTTGCACTTCCAAAATTAATAGCACCCTGTAAGAGATtgcttgaaaaagaaattgtttataacgaATTTAATCATACTTATACACCCTTTGAAACAAATATTGATTTTGATATcag ATTTATGGTAGATACGTCAGTTGTAGGCTGTTGTTGGATTGAACTACTACCAAATACATGGAAATTACGAGGTCAATATGGACATACATTGCCAGTAATATCTAGATGCCAGTTGGAAGTAGATGTTGCATGGGATACTTTTATAGCTCATGCAGCAGAAGGTGAATGGTCTAAAGTTGCACCATTTAGAATACTTAGTTTTGATATTGAATGTGCAGGAAGaaaag GTATATTTCCTGAACCTAATCATGATCCTGTTATACAAATTGCGAATATGGTAATCAGACAGGGAGAAACAGAACCATTTCTACGAAACATATTTACTCTTAATACATGTGCACCTATTGTCGGTTGTCAAGTACTTAGTTTTAACAAAGAAGAGGAACTTTTACAG AAATGGGCTGAATTTGTACGACAGTTAGATCCTGATATTTTTACaggatataatattaataattttgattttccaTATTTACTTAATCGCGCGAAATATCTTAATGTGAAGGACTTTGAATATCTTGgtagaatcaaaaatataaagtctATAATCAAAGATCAGATATTGCAGAGTAAACAAATGGGACGACGTGAATACAAAGTTATAAACTTTGAAGGCAGAGTACCATTTGACTTACTCTTG gTATTAGTAAGAGATTATAAATTGAGGTCCTATTCTTTGAACGCtgtttcttatcattttttacaaGAGCAAAAAGAAGATGTGCATCATAGTATTATCACTGATCTGCAAAATGGTAATGCACAGACTCGAAGGCGTCTTGCTGTGTATTGTTTAAAAGATGCATATTTACCATTAAGATTATTAGACAAATTAatgtgtataattatttatatggaAATGGCGAGAGTTACTGGTGTTTCTTTGATGAGTTTATTAACTCGAGGGCAACAAATTAAAGTTGTTTCTCAACTTTTGAGAAAG ATgcgagaaaaagattatttaatgCCAGTACACACGGGACGTGGCTCGGATGAACAGTTTGAAGGAGCTACTGTTATAGAGCCAAAACGTGGTTATTATAGTGATCCTATAGCTACATTGGATTTCAGTTCCCTGTATCCTAGTATTATTATGGCTCATAATCTATGCTACACAACTTTATTAACGCCtgacaaacaaaataaatatgatttaaaaactGACGAAGTTACGCGTACTCCAAGCAAATCATTGTTTGTAAAATCTACTGTTAGAAAAGGGTTGCTTCctgaaattttagaaaatcttTTAACAGCCAGAAAAGTTGCTAAAGCTGAATTAAAGAAGGAAACTGATCCGCTTAAACAAAAAGTCTTGGATGGCAGACAATATGCTTTGAAAGTATCGGCAAATTCTGTCTATGGATTTACAGGTGCACAGATGGGAAAGTTACCGTGTTTGGAAATTTCTGCT AGCGTTACTGCTTACGGACGCActatgatagaaaaaacgaaacacgAAGTTGAACAACATTACTGTATTAACAATGGTTACAAAAACGATGCTGTTGTTATTTATGGCGATACAGATTCTGTCATGGTTAAATTTGGcgtgaaaaagatagaagaagctATGGAACTAGGTAAAGAAGCTGCAGAGTATGTTAcgtcaaaatttattaaaccCATCAAATTGGAATTTGAAAAAGTCTATTTTCCCtatcttttaataaacaagaaaagataCGCGGGTCTTTACTTTACAAAGCCcgataaatatgataaaatggATTGTAAAGGTTTAGAAACAGTGAGAAGAGACAATTGTCCTTTAGTGGCAAACATGATGAACACCTGTTTGCAAAAATTACTTATTGATAG GAATCCCGATGATGCTATTGATTATGCCAAACAAATAATAAGCGATCTTTTGTGTAATCGTATCGACATTTCGCAGTTGGTTATCACAAAAGAGTTAACAAAGACTGACTATGCGGCGAAACAAGCACACGTTGAATTAGCAGCCAAGATGAAGAAGCGCGATGCAGGAACTGCACCAAAACTTGGTGATCGTGTtccatatgtatttataagtGCCTCTAAGGGTACTCCAGCTTATCAGAAAGCTGAGGATCCTATATTTGTATTAGAAAATAGTATTCCCATTGATACAacatattatttagaaaatcaaTTATCGAAACCATTAGTACGTATTTTTGAACCAATTCTTGGTGAAAAAGCGCAATCGTTACTTTTAAAAGGGGATCATACTCGTACGAAAATTGTTGCTACTTCTAAAGTAGGTGCATTGGCAGCGTTCACacgtaagaaagaaacgtgTATTGGTTGTAAAGCTGTTTTGccatcgaaaagagaaaaaatggctGTGTGCGAGTATTGTGAAACGCGCGAAGCAGAAATTTATCAAGCTGAAATATTagtggaaagaaaattagagGAAAAGTTTTGTAGACTATGGACAGAGTGTCAAAGATGTCAAGGAAGCTTACATCAAGAAGTTTTGTGTACTAg TCGTGACTGTCCTATATTCTACATGCGGAAAAAGATTCAGTTAGAGTTAGATACTCAAATAAAACGGATCGAAAGATTTGGAATTCCAGAGTGGTAA
- the LOC127071031 gene encoding DNA polymerase delta catalytic subunit isoform X4, translating into MGPEQENISVKWNRPLPPDLNPQIDTLTFQQIDIDHYIGQPLPGMPGSKFGPVPIMRMFGVTEQGNSICCHVHGFCPYLFVTAPQNFTNAHCKPFKDALDQAVKKDMKSNQNNIQEAILAVEIVYKQTVYTYTGNDKNAFLKITVALPKLIAPCKRLLEKEIVYNEFNHTYTPFETNIDFDIRFMVDTSVVGCCWIELLPNTWKLRGQYGHTLPVISRCQLEVDVAWDTFIAHAAEGEWSKVAPFRILSFDIECAGRKGIFPEPNHDPVIQIANMVIRQGETEPFLRNIFTLNTCAPIVGCQVLSFNKEEELLQKWAEFVRQLDPDIFTGYNINNFDFPYLLNRAKYLNVKDFEYLGRIKNIKSIIKDQILQSKQMGRREYKVINFEGRVPFDLLLVLVRDYKLRSYSLNAVSYHFLQEQKEDVHHSIITDLQNGNAQTRRRLAVYCLKDAYLPLRLLDKLMCIIIYMEMARVTGVSLMSLLTRGQQIKVVSQLLRKMREKDYLMPVHTGRGSDEQFEGATVIEPKRGYYSDPIATLDFSSLYPSIIMAHNLCYTTLLTPDKQNKYDLKTDEVTRTPSKSLFVKSTVRKGLLPEILENLLTARKVAKAELKKETDPLKQKVLDGRQYALKVSANSVYGFTGAQMGKLPCLEISASVTAYGRTMIEKTKHEVEQHYCINNGYKNDAVVIYGDTDSVMVKFGVKKIEEAMELGKEAAEYVTSKFIKPIKLEFEKVYFPYLLINKKRYAGLYFTKPDKYDKMDCKGLETVRRDNCPLVANMMNTCLQKLLIDRNPDDAIDYAKQIISDLLCNRIDISQLVITKELTKTDYAAKQAHVELAAKMKKRDAGTAPKLGDRVPYVFISASKGTPAYQKAEDPIFVLENSIPIDTTYYLENQLSKPLVRIFEPILGEKAQSLLLKGDHTRTKIVATSKVGALAAFTRKKETCIGCKAVLPSKREKMAVCEYCETREAEIYQAEILVERKLEEKFCRLWTECQRCQGSLHQEVLCTSRDCPIFYMRKKIQLELDTQIKRIERFGIPEW; encoded by the exons ATG GGTCCagaacaagaaaatatatctgtaAAATGGAATAGACCGCTTCCACCAGATTTAAATCCACAAATTGATACATTAACATTTCAACAGATAGATATTGATCATTATATAG gtCAGCCATTACCAGGAATGCCAGGTAGTAAATTTGGTCCTGTTCCAATTATGAGAATGTTTGGTGTTACTGAACAAGGAAATTCTATTTGTTGTCATGTTCATGGATTTTGCCCATACCTATTTGTAACAGCACCACAGAACTTTACAAATGCTCATTGCAAACCTTTTAAG GATGCACTTGATCAAGCtgttaaaaaagatatgaaatcAAATCAAAATAACATTCAAGAAGCTATTTTAGCTgttgaaattgtatataaacaaacagtatatacatatacaggaaatgacaaaaatgcatttttgaaaattactGTTGCACTTCCAAAATTAATAGCACCCTGTAAGAGATtgcttgaaaaagaaattgtttataacgaATTTAATCATACTTATACACCCTTTGAAACAAATATTGATTTTGATATcag ATTTATGGTAGATACGTCAGTTGTAGGCTGTTGTTGGATTGAACTACTACCAAATACATGGAAATTACGAGGTCAATATGGACATACATTGCCAGTAATATCTAGATGCCAGTTGGAAGTAGATGTTGCATGGGATACTTTTATAGCTCATGCAGCAGAAGGTGAATGGTCTAAAGTTGCACCATTTAGAATACTTAGTTTTGATATTGAATGTGCAGGAAGaaaag GTATATTTCCTGAACCTAATCATGATCCTGTTATACAAATTGCGAATATGGTAATCAGACAGGGAGAAACAGAACCATTTCTACGAAACATATTTACTCTTAATACATGTGCACCTATTGTCGGTTGTCAAGTACTTAGTTTTAACAAAGAAGAGGAACTTTTACAG AAATGGGCTGAATTTGTACGACAGTTAGATCCTGATATTTTTACaggatataatattaataattttgattttccaTATTTACTTAATCGCGCGAAATATCTTAATGTGAAGGACTTTGAATATCTTGgtagaatcaaaaatataaagtctATAATCAAAGATCAGATATTGCAGAGTAAACAAATGGGACGACGTGAATACAAAGTTATAAACTTTGAAGGCAGAGTACCATTTGACTTACTCTTG gTATTAGTAAGAGATTATAAATTGAGGTCCTATTCTTTGAACGCtgtttcttatcattttttacaaGAGCAAAAAGAAGATGTGCATCATAGTATTATCACTGATCTGCAAAATGGTAATGCACAGACTCGAAGGCGTCTTGCTGTGTATTGTTTAAAAGATGCATATTTACCATTAAGATTATTAGACAAATTAatgtgtataattatttatatggaAATGGCGAGAGTTACTGGTGTTTCTTTGATGAGTTTATTAACTCGAGGGCAACAAATTAAAGTTGTTTCTCAACTTTTGAGAAAG ATgcgagaaaaagattatttaatgCCAGTACACACGGGACGTGGCTCGGATGAACAGTTTGAAGGAGCTACTGTTATAGAGCCAAAACGTGGTTATTATAGTGATCCTATAGCTACATTGGATTTCAGTTCCCTGTATCCTAGTATTATTATGGCTCATAATCTATGCTACACAACTTTATTAACGCCtgacaaacaaaataaatatgatttaaaaactGACGAAGTTACGCGTACTCCAAGCAAATCATTGTTTGTAAAATCTACTGTTAGAAAAGGGTTGCTTCctgaaattttagaaaatcttTTAACAGCCAGAAAAGTTGCTAAAGCTGAATTAAAGAAGGAAACTGATCCGCTTAAACAAAAAGTCTTGGATGGCAGACAATATGCTTTGAAAGTATCGGCAAATTCTGTCTATGGATTTACAGGTGCACAGATGGGAAAGTTACCGTGTTTGGAAATTTCTGCT AGCGTTACTGCTTACGGACGCActatgatagaaaaaacgaaacacgAAGTTGAACAACATTACTGTATTAACAATGGTTACAAAAACGATGCTGTTGTTATTTATGGCGATACAGATTCTGTCATGGTTAAATTTGGcgtgaaaaagatagaagaagctATGGAACTAGGTAAAGAAGCTGCAGAGTATGTTAcgtcaaaatttattaaaccCATCAAATTGGAATTTGAAAAAGTCTATTTTCCCtatcttttaataaacaagaaaagataCGCGGGTCTTTACTTTACAAAGCCcgataaatatgataaaatggATTGTAAAGGTTTAGAAACAGTGAGAAGAGACAATTGTCCTTTAGTGGCAAACATGATGAACACCTGTTTGCAAAAATTACTTATTGATAG GAATCCCGATGATGCTATTGATTATGCCAAACAAATAATAAGCGATCTTTTGTGTAATCGTATCGACATTTCGCAGTTGGTTATCACAAAAGAGTTAACAAAGACTGACTATGCGGCGAAACAAGCACACGTTGAATTAGCAGCCAAGATGAAGAAGCGCGATGCAGGAACTGCACCAAAACTTGGTGATCGTGTtccatatgtatttataagtGCCTCTAAGGGTACTCCAGCTTATCAGAAAGCTGAGGATCCTATATTTGTATTAGAAAATAGTATTCCCATTGATACAacatattatttagaaaatcaaTTATCGAAACCATTAGTACGTATTTTTGAACCAATTCTTGGTGAAAAAGCGCAATCGTTACTTTTAAAAGGGGATCATACTCGTACGAAAATTGTTGCTACTTCTAAAGTAGGTGCATTGGCAGCGTTCACacgtaagaaagaaacgtgTATTGGTTGTAAAGCTGTTTTGccatcgaaaagagaaaaaatggctGTGTGCGAGTATTGTGAAACGCGCGAAGCAGAAATTTATCAAGCTGAAATATTagtggaaagaaaattagagGAAAAGTTTTGTAGACTATGGACAGAGTGTCAAAGATGTCAAGGAAGCTTACATCAAGAAGTTTTGTGTACTAg TCGTGACTGTCCTATATTCTACATGCGGAAAAAGATTCAGTTAGAGTTAGATACTCAAATAAAACGGATCGAAAGATTTGGAATTCCAGAGTGGTAA